A stretch of DNA from Maridesulfovibrio sp.:
GCGGCCTGATTAGAGGATGGCTTTTTCCCCGTACTCATCGGTTCGTACACGCAGAGCGTCGTCCACAGGGCAGACAAAGATTCTTCCGTCTCCTACCTGGCCGGTTCTGTTGATCCTTACCAGGGTCTCGACCACATTATCCGCATCCTTATCCGGGACCACCACCGTGACCATACGCTTGGGGATGTAGGGCATGGTTCTGTACTTCGCCTGATCTATTTCTTCGGGTCGAAGGTCGACGTTGATCTCTCCGGCTATGCCGCGCTGTTTGCCCCGGCCCAGTACCTGAGTGGCGGTTATGCTGGGCAGGCCGA
This window harbors:
- a CDS encoding P-II family nitrogen regulator, yielding MKEIIAIIRPKQMNSTKKALDELGLPSITATQVLGRGKQRGIAGEINVDLRPEEIDQAKYRTMPYIPKRMVTVVVPDKDADNVVETLVRINRTGQVGDGRIFVCPVDDALRVRTDEYGEKAIL